The following are encoded in a window of Ogataea parapolymorpha DL-1 chromosome VII, whole genome shotgun sequence genomic DNA:
- a CDS encoding Glycine/D-amino acid oxidases (deaminating) yields the protein MVEKDSPIVIVGAGVFGLSNALHLASNGYKNITVFDRLDFDANAYTLLKGADTASADINKVFRAQYAEKKHYQDLAFQAFEIWQKWNNEIRFIPPEEARKYTDLQILDLCGMLRLDDIVGWEEKASRTNFEKEGIAPLRYDINDPVDVKRANAAGFGSKVKFALDLKEKIPSLEGALDTTSGVLYASRACQYAKYLCTQLGVKFVFGEKAGTFKEYIYKDDKKTVHGGIITNDGKKHYADLTVINCGPWSTLLVPELDGMNEAASGNVIIFKIPEDRVDLKAKYNSKVFPMVGWKTGHSREKEYMGGMFMFPMMEPEGYMKMIVRQTKYTNPVKLENGRVVSIPKTSNSNPPTKMLTRHIIRQVDEWLKLFFPDLYEAKLEYESRLLWYTDTIDNDYIYDFVPGKKGLFVACGGSGHAFKMLPVLGQFLVDKVEGRENFYTKLFKWRSLSGTEKDPNGLREGLATKRNYNQQELSTETDLRFGDSFSRTPKL from the coding sequence atggttgaaaaagactCTCCAATCGTAATTGTTGGCGCTGGTGTGTTTGGTCTGTCCAATGCGCTTCACCTCGCCAGCAACGGATACAAAAACATCACCGTGTTCGATAGACTGGACTTCGACGCCAACGCTTACACTTTGCTTAAGGGAGCCGATACTGCCTCGGCAGACATTAACAAGGTGTTTAGAGCTCAGTATGCTGAAAAGAAACACTACCAGGACCTTGCATTCCAGGCGTTCGAAATTTGGCAGAAGTGGAACAACGAGATCAGATTCATTCCTCCTGAAGAAGCAAGGAAGTATACCGATCTTCAAATCCTCGATCTATGCGGTATGTTGAGGCTTGACGATATTGTTGGCTGGGAAGAAAAGGCCAGCAGAACAAATTTTGAGAAGGAAGGGATTGCTCCTCTCAGATACGACATCAACGATCCTGTAGATGTGAAGAGAGCCAATGCTGCAGGATTTGGATCAAAGGTAAAATTTGCCCTTgatttgaaggaaaaaattCCAAGTCTGGAAGGTGCACTGGATACCACCTCTGGCGTGTTGTATGCTTCGAGGGCTTGTCAGTATGCCAAGTACTTATGCACCCAGCTAGGTGTTAAATTTGTCTTTGGAGAGAAGGCTGGTACCTTCAAGGAATACATCTACAAGGACGACAAAAAGACCGTTCACGGTGGAATCATTACCAACGACGGGAAAAAACACTATGCTGACTTGACGGTTATTAATTGTGGTCCATGGTCTACTTTGCTTGTCCCAGAGCTCGACGGCATGAACGAGGCTGCTTCAGGTAATGTCATCATCTTCAAGATCCCTGAGGATCGGGTTGATCTCAAGGCCAAATATAACAGCAAGGTCTTCCCTATGGTgggctggaaaacaggCCATtcaagagaaaaagaatatATGGGAGGTATGTTCATGTTCCCAATGATGGAGCCAGAAGGGTACATGAAGATGATTGTTAGACAGACCAAGTACACCAACCCTGTTAAGTTGGAGAATGGCAGAGTTGTGTCGATTCCTAAGACCTCCAATAGCAACCCTCCCACCAAAATGCTTACGCGTCACATCATCCGCCAAGTTGACGAATGGctcaagctgtttttccCTGACTTGTATGAGGCAAAGTTGGAATATGAAAGCAGACTGCTTTGGTATACCGACACTATAGACAACGACTACATTTATGATTTCGTCCCGGGAAAAAAAGGCCTTTTTGTTGCCTGTGGAGGATCAGGGCACGCATTCAAGATGCTGCCTGTTCTGGGACAGTTCTTGGTCGATAAAGTCGAGGGCCGTGAAAACTTCTACACTAAACTGTTCAAATGGAGATCACTTTCAGGAACCGAAAAGGATCCCAATGGACTGAGAGAAGGCTTGGCCACAAAAAGAAACTACAACCAGCAGGAGCTTTCTACGGAGACAGATCTTAGATTTGGAGACTCTTTTTCAAGGACACCAAAACTTTAG
- a CDS encoding NADP-dependent alcohol dehydrogenase 6 produces the protein MYPETFEGFAVTDTSKWSTVSKIDFKPKPFEEYDVDIRILACGVCGSDVHTVKGGWSQPMLPVIPGHEIIGEVIKVGDKVSTVKVGDRVGVGAQIYSCLDCETCKEDHENYCPKRVSTYNSLYADGSMAYGGYSSHIRAHEYFVFPIPDGLKTEDAAPMLCAGITTYAPLVENGCGPGKKVGIVGIGGLGHFAIMFAKALGAEVYTFSRTSKKAEDAKKLGSDYYIATYEEKDWAEKYAKKLDLIVSCGNSAQNFDLAGYLSCLRVHGKMISVGLPEEPFTVSAMPFMRGGVFFGSSHLGNRPQMLEMLKLAAEKNLTAWTERLPISESGIKEALERCHAGDVRYRFVLTGYDKFTA, from the coding sequence ATGTATCCGGAGACTTTTGAAGGATTTGCTGTGACAGACACTTCGAAGTGGTCTACAGTGTCCAAGATTGACTTCAAGCCCAAGCCGTTTGAGGAATACGATGTTGACATTCGCATTCTTGCATGCGGAGTCTGCGGGTCAGATGTTCACACAGTCAAGGGAGGCTGGAGTCAGCCTATGCTGCCAGTCATTCCCGGTCATGAAATTATTGGTGAAGTTATAAAGGTTGGAGATAAAGTCAGCACCGTTAAGGTTGGTGATCGAGTTGGTGTGGGTGCTCAAATCTATTCCTGCCTCGATTGCGAGACGTGTAAGGAAGATCACGAGAATTACTGCCCAAAGAGAGTCAGTACTTACAATTCTCTATATGCTGATGGATCGATGGCCTACGGAGGCTACTCGTCGCACATTCGTGCCCATGAGTACTTTGTTTTCCCAATTCCAGATGGCCTGAAAACGGAAGATGCGGCACCTATGCTTTGTGCGGGCATCACCACGTATGCTCCTCTGGTTGAAAATGGATGCGGCCCTGGAAAAAAGGTAGGAATTGTTGGAATTGGCGGGCTGGGTCATTTCGCGATTATGTTTGCAAAAGCGCTGGGAGCCGAGGTGTACACATTTTCGCGTACGAGcaagaaagcagaagaCGCGAAAAAGCTGGGAAGCGATTACTATATTGCTACCTACGAGGAGAAGGACTGGGCAGAGAAGTATGCGAAGAAACTCGACCTAATTGTCTCTTGCGGCAACTCAGCTCAGAACTTTGATCTGGCTGGTTATCTATCTTGTCTGAGAGTTCATGGAAAAATGATTTCTGTTGGGCTGCCTGAGGAGCCATTCACTGTCAGTGCAATGCCGTTCATGAGAGGAGGAGTCTTTTTTGGCTCTTCTCATTTAGGAAACAGACCGCAAATGCTCGAGATGCTGAAGCTTGccgctgaaaaaaatctCACTGCCTGGACGGAACGTCTCCCGATTTCCGAGAGTGGTATCAAAGAAGCTCTTGAGAGATGCCATGCAGGAGATGTTAGATATAGATTTGTCCTGACTGGCTATGACAAGTTTACAGCTTAA
- a CDS encoding D-aninoacid oxidase, FAD dependent oxidoreductase, protein MTKSIVVVGAGVVGLTCAYQLAEEGYDVTIVAKHLPSTSIADSQYTSPWAGAHFRPFPAKTPEEYRDSKLTRSTFQVFKKLATTFPESSIRFMPGTDFIERDDPLYENVSAGYAEGIENFKVLPKSALPNGIKFGATYNAWCMNSPMYIQFLERRLEMYYKVKIVQESLGSLQQVAELFPGATIVNCSGRGLTYYGGYDPATYPIRGQTLLVKSPKDCPYNSETVTYQLEDGSFCFVIPRPLDGGVIVGGTKQVGDLYPQVRDADTQKLIENGKKWFPELLIDGEFQIKRINVGFRPARHGGVRIEREVVDGTEVVHCYGFGGSGYEMSWGAGQKVVELVKSAKSKL, encoded by the coding sequence ATGACTAAATCTATAGTGGTTGTTGGTGCCGGTGTCGTTGGCCTGACCTGTGCCTACCAGTTGGCTGAAGAAGGATACGATGTCACAATTGTTGCCAAACACCTGCCTTCGACCTCGATAGCAGACTCGCAGTACACTTCTCCATGGGCAGGTGCTCACTTCAGACCATTTCCTGCTAAGACACCAGAAGAATACAGAGACTCCAAACTTACCAGGTCCACTTTCCAGGTTttcaagaaacttgctACCACCTTCCCCGAAAGCTCTATCCGATTCATGCCAGGAACGGATTTTATAGAACGCGACGATCCGCTATACGAAAATGTCAGTGCAGGATATGCAGAAGGCATTGAAAATTTCAAGGTTCTTCCAAAGTCGGCCCTCCCTAATGGAATCAAGTTTGGTGCCACATACAATGCGTGGTGCATGAATTCTCCTATGTACATCCAATTTTTAGAGCGTAGGCTCGAGATGTACTATAAGGTGAAAATCGTGCAAGAAAGCCTTGGTTCTTTGCAACAGGTTGCGGAGTTGTTTCCAGGTGCCACCATTGTGAACTGTTCAGGACGAGGTTTAACATATTATGGGGGTTATGATCCAGCCACGTACCCGATCAGGGGCCAAACGCTATTGGTGAAAAGCCCAAAGGACTGTCCTTACAATAGTGAGACTGTGACCTATCAACTGGAAGACGGTTCTTTCTGCTTTGTCATTCCTCGTCCATTGGACGGGGGTGTGATCGTGGGAGGTACAAAACAGGTCGGAGACCTGTATCCACAGGTCAGAGATGCGGACACCCAAAAGCTGATCGAGAACGGTAAAAAATGGTTTCCGGAGCTTTTGATCGACGGAGAATTCCAAATCAAACGTATCAATGTTGGATTCAGGCCTGCACGGCACGGAGGTGTGAGAATCGAAAGAGAAGTGGTCGACGGTACCGAAGTCGTCCACTGTTATGGCTTTGGCGGCTCTGGCTATGAGATGAGCTGGGGTGCAGGCCAGAAAGTTGTAGAGCTGGTCAAGTCAGCCAAAAGTAAGCTTTAA